The following are encoded together in the Pedobacter sp. D749 genome:
- a CDS encoding O-acetylhomoserine aminocarboxypropyltransferase/cysteine synthase family protein: MSTSYKFETLQLHAGQEIDPTTGSRAVPIYQTTSYGFKNAEHGANLFALKEFGNIYTRIMNPTNDVFEKRIAALEGGVAALAVASGQAAQFIALNNILEAGDSIVSSSHIYGGTYNQFKVAFKRLGIHVDFANPDVPDEFEAKITDKTKAIYLETIGNPAFSVPDFEKIAAIAKKYDLPLVVDNTFGAGGYLFKPLEHGANIVVESATKWIGGHGTSIGGVIIDGGNYNWGNGKFHQFSEPSAGYHGLVFSDVFGIGGPFGNIQFIIRARVEGLRDLGPALSPFNSFLLLQGLETLSLRVQRHVDNALELATWLENHPLVQEVQYPGLASSKYNNLAKKYLSNGFGAVLSFELKGSKENATQVIDNLKLVSHLANVGDAKTLIIQPSATTHQQLSEDEQLAAGVKPNALRVSVGIEHIDDIKADFEQAFASIHAQVSTDSLLA, translated from the coding sequence ATGTCAACATCATATAAATTTGAAACTTTACAATTACACGCTGGTCAGGAAATAGACCCAACAACAGGTTCAAGGGCTGTGCCGATTTACCAAACTACTTCTTATGGATTTAAAAACGCTGAGCATGGCGCCAACTTATTTGCTTTAAAAGAGTTTGGCAACATTTACACCAGGATCATGAATCCGACTAATGATGTTTTCGAAAAACGTATTGCAGCTTTAGAAGGCGGCGTAGCTGCTTTGGCGGTAGCTTCAGGACAGGCTGCACAGTTTATTGCATTGAATAACATTTTAGAAGCTGGAGATAGTATTGTTTCTTCTTCGCACATTTACGGTGGAACTTATAACCAGTTTAAAGTTGCTTTTAAACGTTTAGGTATCCATGTCGATTTTGCGAATCCAGATGTACCTGACGAATTTGAAGCTAAAATTACCGATAAAACGAAAGCCATCTATCTCGAAACCATCGGCAACCCGGCATTTAGTGTTCCTGATTTTGAGAAAATTGCTGCAATTGCAAAGAAATACGATTTACCTTTAGTTGTTGATAATACTTTTGGCGCAGGAGGTTATTTGTTTAAGCCTTTAGAACATGGAGCAAACATTGTTGTAGAATCTGCAACGAAATGGATTGGCGGACACGGCACAAGCATTGGTGGTGTGATCATTGATGGCGGAAACTATAACTGGGGCAATGGTAAATTCCATCAATTCTCTGAACCATCAGCAGGTTATCATGGTTTGGTTTTCAGCGATGTTTTCGGCATCGGCGGACCATTTGGCAACATCCAGTTTATCATCCGTGCACGTGTGGAAGGATTAAGAGATCTTGGTCCTGCCCTATCCCCTTTTAATTCTTTCCTTTTATTGCAGGGCTTAGAAACCTTATCGCTCCGTGTACAACGCCATGTTGATAATGCTTTAGAACTGGCTACCTGGTTAGAAAATCATCCATTGGTTCAGGAAGTACAATATCCGGGATTAGCGAGTAGCAAATATAATAACCTGGCAAAAAAATATTTAAGTAACGGCTTCGGTGCAGTTTTATCTTTCGAATTAAAAGGAAGTAAAGAAAATGCCACACAGGTTATTGATAATTTAAAACTGGTTTCTCACCTCGCAAACGTTGGCGATGCAAAAACGTTGATTATCCAGCCATCGGCAACCACACATCAACAATTGAGTGAAGATGAGCAATTAGCCGCAGGTGTAAAACCAAACGCATTACGGGTTTCAGTCGGTATTGAGCATATTGATGACATTAAGGCCGATTTCGAGCAGGCTTTTGCATCTATTCACGCTCAGGTTTCTACAGATAGTTTATTAGCCTAG
- the metX gene encoding homoserine O-acetyltransferase, protein MSTASTYNYNKQFKLESGKKIRNLQIAYQTYGKLNANKDNVIWVCHALTANADVFEWWEGLFGQNALFNPEDHYIVCANVLGSHYGSTNPLSTNPVTGLPYYLSFPQFTIRDLVSAHQLLASHLGIDYIKLLIGGSLGGQQAVEWSISEPNKIENLILIATNAAHSPWGIAFNESQRLAITTDRTFYANQPNGGSKGLKTARSIALLSYRTYSAYGSTQVESVNDKTDNFRSSSYQNYQGEKLINRFNAYSYYYLTKAMDSHNVGRNRKSIGDALKLISANTLVIGIENDVLFPLSEQKYLADHIPGAEFCALHSDYGHDGFLIETDALTNVIGNFMKESRNKKIIKLQHTA, encoded by the coding sequence ATGAGTACAGCATCAACGTATAATTATAATAAACAGTTCAAATTAGAGAGCGGAAAAAAAATCCGCAACCTGCAAATTGCTTATCAAACTTATGGCAAATTAAATGCAAATAAAGATAATGTAATTTGGGTTTGCCACGCACTGACTGCCAATGCTGATGTTTTTGAATGGTGGGAAGGTTTGTTCGGTCAGAATGCTTTGTTCAACCCGGAAGATCATTATATCGTTTGTGCCAATGTTTTAGGCTCGCATTATGGCAGCACCAACCCATTAAGTACCAATCCGGTAACAGGTTTACCTTATTACCTTTCGTTTCCGCAGTTTACGATCCGCGATTTAGTATCGGCACATCAGTTATTGGCTTCACATTTAGGTATTGATTATATTAAATTATTAATCGGTGGTTCTTTGGGTGGGCAACAAGCTGTAGAATGGAGTATTTCGGAACCGAATAAAATCGAAAACCTAATCCTGATTGCCACCAATGCGGCGCATTCTCCATGGGGAATTGCGTTTAACGAAAGTCAGCGTTTAGCCATTACCACAGATAGAACTTTTTATGCCAACCAACCGAACGGAGGTAGCAAGGGTTTAAAAACTGCCCGTAGTATTGCACTTTTAAGTTACAGAACGTATAGTGCTTATGGCAGTACGCAGGTAGAAAGTGTAAACGATAAGACTGACAATTTCAGGTCGTCTTCTTACCAGAATTATCAGGGAGAAAAGTTAATCAACCGCTTTAATGCTTACAGTTATTATTATTTAACGAAAGCTATGGACAGCCACAATGTGGGCCGTAACCGAAAAAGTATTGGCGATGCACTAAAACTAATCAGCGCCAATACACTGGTAATCGGAATAGAAAATGATGTTTTGTTTCCTTTATCGGAGCAAAAATATCTGGCAGATCATATCCCTGGGGCAGAATTTTGCGCCTTGCATTCTGATTATGGACATGATGGTTTTTTAATCGAAACAGATGCTTTGACTAACGTCATCGGAAACTTTATGAAGGAAAGCCGTAATAAAAAAATCATCAAATTACAGCATACGGCCTAA
- a CDS encoding homoserine dehydrogenase: MSKNLKIGLFGFGVVGQGLLDIIQSQNLNLEIIKIAIKDPRKKRSLNKDLFTTDRNEILNNTEINTIVELINDADAAYEIVTNALKNGKNVVSANKKMIATHLKELVDLQQEYGTSLLYEGAVCGSIPIIRNLEEYYDNELFHALSGIFNGSSNYILSKIFNEGQSYDSALKEAQDLGFAETDPILDVGGYDPKYKLAIATVHAYGLFVNPDAILNIGIQNLSDYDIKYAREKNFKIKLVPTARKVNTKDIVTYVLPKLVAKDDFLYNVENEYNAVAVQAAFADKQFFYGKGAGGHPTGAAVLSDIAALRYDYRYEYKKYHSENGVKHTEEILLEVYLRYADEDLITLLEFDNISERYAASSYKYVVGTVKLESLIKNRDLLLDESVFVAYTGRQIYKQEQLSENVFAEELASL, encoded by the coding sequence ATGAGTAAGAATTTAAAAATCGGTTTATTTGGTTTCGGCGTTGTAGGGCAAGGTTTATTGGACATTATCCAAAGCCAGAACCTGAACCTGGAGATCATTAAAATCGCGATAAAAGACCCAAGAAAGAAACGTAGCCTCAATAAGGATCTGTTTACTACGGACCGCAACGAAATACTGAACAATACAGAAATTAATACAATTGTAGAATTGATTAATGATGCCGATGCTGCCTACGAAATTGTAACTAATGCGTTAAAAAACGGTAAAAATGTAGTCTCGGCCAATAAAAAAATGATCGCCACACACTTAAAAGAACTGGTAGATTTACAACAGGAATATGGCACTTCCCTATTGTACGAAGGTGCTGTTTGTGGCAGTATTCCAATTATCCGTAATTTAGAAGAATATTACGATAATGAGTTATTCCATGCTTTGAGTGGGATTTTTAATGGCTCATCTAATTATATTTTATCAAAAATATTCAACGAAGGACAAAGTTACGATTCGGCATTAAAAGAAGCGCAGGATTTAGGTTTCGCAGAAACCGATCCAATTTTAGACGTGGGAGGTTATGATCCAAAATATAAACTGGCCATTGCTACCGTACATGCTTATGGTTTATTTGTAAATCCTGATGCGATTTTAAACATTGGTATACAGAACCTTTCTGATTACGACATTAAATATGCACGTGAGAAAAATTTCAAAATTAAGTTGGTTCCCACAGCACGTAAGGTCAATACAAAAGATATTGTGACCTATGTACTCCCTAAACTGGTAGCTAAAGATGATTTTCTCTACAACGTAGAAAACGAGTACAATGCAGTTGCAGTTCAGGCAGCTTTTGCTGATAAACAGTTTTTCTATGGTAAAGGTGCGGGTGGCCATCCTACTGGTGCTGCTGTACTATCTGATATTGCAGCCCTGCGTTACGATTACCGTTACGAGTATAAAAAATACCACTCAGAGAATGGTGTAAAACATACAGAAGAAATTCTTTTAGAAGTTTATTTGCGTTATGCGGATGAAGATCTGATTACCCTATTGGAATTTGATAACATTAGTGAACGTTATGCAGCCAGCAGTTATAAATATGTAGTTGGAACGGTTAAGTTAGAAAGTTTGATTAAAAACCGGGACTTACTATTGGATGAATCTGTTTTTGTGGCCTACACAGGCAGACAAATTTACAAACAGGAGCAATTGAGTGAAAATGTTTTTGCCGAGGAGCTGGCAAGCCTATAA
- a CDS encoding type II toxin-antitoxin system antitoxin SocA domain-containing protein, with amino-acid sequence MRYELSKKEIGERIANLRLSKGFSQEDLAKSITISRPSLAQIELGNRSVSLSEMQRLSVVLGFSLDDFMTKDFLANQSLKLPDETNEELVEERISVPTLNINKFKNVLLYILERCAGKPNVGETVLYKLLYFSDFNYYELYEEHLTGAKYKKLPYGPVPQKLDAIINQMIDANQLQRIKTEFKGYPQKRYLPLVKADLTLLKASEKDVIDKVIEQMSDWSAIAISDYSHKDLPWEVTEEGKDISYELAFYRELPYSVRVYDEDDN; translated from the coding sequence ATGAGGTACGAACTATCTAAAAAGGAAATTGGTGAGAGAATAGCTAACCTACGTTTAAGTAAAGGTTTCTCTCAAGAGGATCTGGCAAAAAGTATTACGATTTCAAGGCCTTCCCTGGCACAAATAGAATTAGGAAACAGGAGTGTTAGCTTAAGCGAAATGCAACGGTTATCTGTAGTTCTGGGTTTCTCTCTCGATGATTTTATGACCAAAGATTTTCTAGCCAATCAAAGCTTAAAATTACCTGATGAAACAAACGAAGAGCTTGTAGAAGAACGTATTTCTGTTCCAACTTTAAATATCAATAAGTTTAAAAACGTTTTGCTTTATATTTTAGAACGTTGTGCAGGTAAGCCTAATGTTGGCGAAACCGTACTGTATAAACTCCTTTATTTTTCTGATTTTAATTATTATGAATTATATGAAGAGCATTTAACAGGTGCGAAGTATAAAAAGTTGCCTTATGGCCCTGTTCCTCAAAAGTTAGATGCGATTATCAATCAAATGATAGATGCAAATCAGCTTCAGCGAATAAAAACAGAATTTAAAGGTTACCCACAAAAGCGCTATCTGCCACTTGTAAAAGCTGATTTAACCTTACTCAAGGCAAGTGAAAAAGATGTTATAGATAAAGTGATCGAACAAATGAGCGATTGGTCGGCTATAGCTATAAGCGATTATTCGCATAAAGATTTACCTTGGGAAGTTACAGAAGAAGGTAAGGATATTAGCTACGAACTCGCATTCTATAGAGAGTTGCCATATTCTGTAAGGGTGTATGACGAAGATGATAATTAA
- a CDS encoding queuosine precursor transporter translates to MTFKTKESRLLLILGSFFVANAILSEFIGVKLFSVEETLGFKKFDINLLGVPHLSFVMSAGVLTWPIIFIMTDIINEYFGVKQVRFLSVLTSILIAFAFIVVWGSMHLSAADFWVHQKINGEDLNMNNAFAGIFGQGMWIIVGSITAFIIGQLSDVLIFHRIKKITGERALWLRATGSTLVSQLIDSFVVIFIAFYLNPQYHYSWQMVAAIGLVNYTYKFAVAILMTPILYGVHAIIDGYLGKDLAHKLIKMAGRG, encoded by the coding sequence ATGACTTTTAAGACAAAAGAAAGCCGTTTACTACTCATTCTGGGTAGCTTTTTCGTGGCAAACGCTATATTATCAGAGTTTATTGGAGTTAAGCTATTCAGTGTCGAAGAAACGCTGGGTTTTAAAAAGTTCGATATTAATTTACTGGGCGTTCCGCATCTATCCTTTGTCATGTCAGCAGGAGTATTAACCTGGCCGATCATTTTCATCATGACAGATATTATAAATGAATATTTTGGTGTAAAGCAAGTCCGTTTTTTATCTGTCCTCACCTCAATTTTAATCGCATTCGCCTTTATAGTGGTTTGGGGCTCTATGCATTTAAGCGCTGCCGATTTTTGGGTACACCAAAAAATTAATGGTGAAGACTTAAATATGAACAATGCATTTGCAGGGATTTTTGGTCAGGGCATGTGGATTATTGTAGGTTCAATTACGGCTTTTATTATAGGACAGCTATCCGATGTTTTGATTTTTCACCGGATTAAAAAGATAACGGGCGAACGCGCGTTATGGCTGCGTGCTACGGGCTCAACGCTGGTATCGCAATTGATTGATAGCTTTGTGGTCATCTTTATTGCCTTTTATTTAAATCCTCAGTATCACTACAGCTGGCAAATGGTTGCCGCAATAGGTTTGGTGAATTATACTTATAAATTCGCGGTGGCTATTTTAATGACCCCAATTTTATATGGAGTACATGCCATTATTGATGGATACCTGGGTAAAGATCTTGCCCACAAACTCATTAAAATGGCGGGCAGAGGCTAA
- a CDS encoding multidrug effflux MFS transporter, producing MAKKQHFYLILILGSLAALGPFSIDMYLPGFVDIAKDLRSNESTVALSLSSFFIGISAGQLLYGPLLDKFGRKKPLYFGLALYILSSFLCLAVTDVNELIILRFVQAIGSCATAVASVAMVRDLFSVEESPKVFASLMLVIAVSPMLAPTAGGYLISALGWKYVFVFLGLMAILMLLASIFKLPESYKPDPNYSLKPKPILTNFFTVLKEPQFYTYALISSITFSGLFAYVSSSPQVFMKIYEVSKTGYGWIFALLSVSFIGSSQVNSLILRWFTSKKIVTYALIAQCIFSLIFLVFALNNWLSLYSTIGFIALFLACLGLINPNAAALSLAPFTKNAGSASALMGALQMGLGALASVMVSLFSEHSVVPMPLVMTAAAFIALCCLLIGRRFITTEVEASPDAAVAAH from the coding sequence ATGGCTAAAAAACAACACTTCTATCTCATACTCATTTTAGGTTCTTTGGCGGCACTTGGCCCTTTTTCCATCGACATGTACCTGCCCGGTTTTGTTGATATTGCCAAGGATTTGAGAAGCAATGAATCAACGGTAGCCCTTTCACTTTCGAGTTTTTTTATCGGGATTTCTGCCGGCCAGTTATTATATGGTCCGCTTCTGGATAAATTTGGAAGAAAGAAACCGCTATATTTTGGTCTGGCACTTTATATCCTTTCCTCTTTTCTTTGTTTGGCAGTGACAGACGTTAATGAATTAATTATTTTACGTTTTGTGCAGGCTATTGGAAGCTGTGCCACGGCTGTAGCCTCAGTTGCTATGGTAAGAGATCTGTTTTCAGTAGAAGAAAGCCCGAAGGTATTTGCTTCCTTGATGTTGGTTATCGCTGTTTCGCCTATGCTTGCCCCAACAGCAGGTGGTTACTTAATTTCGGCATTAGGTTGGAAATATGTATTTGTGTTTTTAGGATTGATGGCGATTTTAATGCTCCTGGCTTCCATTTTCAAACTGCCCGAAAGTTATAAGCCTGATCCGAATTACTCTTTAAAACCAAAGCCAATTTTAACCAATTTCTTTACCGTTTTAAAAGAACCTCAATTTTATACTTATGCTTTAATCAGTTCAATTACCTTTTCGGGATTATTCGCCTACGTATCATCCTCGCCTCAGGTATTTATGAAAATTTACGAAGTAAGTAAGACTGGCTACGGATGGATTTTCGCCCTGTTATCGGTATCGTTTATTGGATCAAGTCAGGTAAATAGCTTAATACTTAGATGGTTTACCAGTAAAAAAATTGTCACCTATGCACTTATTGCTCAATGTATTTTCAGTTTAATCTTTTTGGTTTTTGCGTTAAACAATTGGCTGAGTTTATATTCTACGATAGGCTTTATTGCCTTATTTTTGGCTTGCTTAGGTTTAATAAATCCAAATGCTGCTGCCTTGTCGCTCGCACCATTTACCAAAAATGCGGGTAGTGCATCGGCGTTAATGGGTGCCTTACAAATGGGATTGGGTGCTTTGGCTTCGGTTATGGTAAGTTTATTTAGTGAACACTCGGTTGTACCGATGCCTTTAGTAATGACTGCCGCGGCCTTTATTGCTTTGTGTTGTTTATTGATTGGCAGAAGGTTTATTACAACTGAAGTGGAGGCATCGCCTGATGCTGCTGTTGCAGCGCACTAG
- a CDS encoding PepSY-associated TM helix domain-containing protein, which translates to MTTEKSELQKNKITVAPGGLGKKQVKKDSGKGKGKKRLAGLSRWLHIYLSMVSFTILLFFAVSGLTLNHADWFTSGKELVTKDSGSVNLKWVNQPDTNKINKLQLVEFFRSKHEVKGALSDFRMDDRELSLTFNGPGYLADSFIDRETGKYELTTTRFGAVAVINDLHKGRDSGKAWSWIIDISAVLMTLVSISGIILICFIKKKRLSGFIIAAVGTIVCYLIYRLFVP; encoded by the coding sequence TTGACTACAGAAAAATCGGAACTGCAAAAAAATAAGATCACGGTTGCACCTGGCGGCCTGGGAAAAAAGCAGGTTAAAAAAGATAGCGGAAAAGGTAAAGGGAAAAAGCGGTTAGCTGGCTTATCACGCTGGCTGCACATTTATTTATCGATGGTGAGTTTTACAATCCTGCTCTTCTTTGCAGTATCGGGCTTAACCTTAAACCATGCAGATTGGTTTACTTCCGGTAAAGAATTGGTTACTAAAGATTCTGGTTCGGTAAACTTAAAATGGGTAAACCAACCCGATACCAATAAGATCAATAAGTTACAACTTGTTGAGTTTTTTAGGAGCAAACATGAGGTTAAAGGTGCATTGAGCGATTTCAGAATGGATGACAGAGAATTGAGCTTAACCTTTAACGGACCTGGTTACCTGGCCGATTCTTTTATAGACCGCGAAACGGGTAAATACGAATTAACCACAACCAGGTTTGGTGCTGTAGCTGTGATTAACGATTTACACAAAGGAAGGGATTCTGGTAAGGCCTGGTCGTGGATTATCGATATTTCGGCAGTGTTGATGACATTAGTGTCCATCTCCGGAATTATCTTAATCTGTTTTATTAAAAAGAAACGATTAAGCGGTTTCATCATCGCAGCAGTAGGTACAATTGTTTGCTATTTGATTTACAGGTTATTTGTACCATAG
- a CDS encoding DUF2271 domain-containing protein, with the protein MKFKHLTAAFLLVISASAFVNPKKDLRTFVSNYENVLGTSLELKFKAVSQADADLAETHALNEIDRLDGILSAYKANSEFSKWMSNGKQTTKVSADLFEVLKQFENYKILTNGALDASAKVIGDVWKKAAAENHLPSAAALQNAVTLVKQKHYILNEQDKTVTRLDDAPLALNSFAKSYIINKAAEKAIQSPGIESVVVNIGGDMVIKGNQPEAIEIANPKADAENDIALTTIKVSNMAVATSGNYRRGFKVNGKWYSHIVDPRTGKPAAEIISATVIGPDASEAGALATSFNVLSLAEIEALTSTRNDIAYLLITKDGKEIRSKKWADYELALNKPVPVLEKVSKADKLWNPKYELVVNLEIANIESTDGKRVRRPFVAVWIEDAAKTPVRNLAIWYNKPRWLPDLKSWNRANGDEFKKGAEGKLSSTSSATRGPGKYSLSWDGKDDSGKLVKAGSYTVFIEVVREHGTYQVIAQEMKFTGSAKKIELTPNTELTSASLDYRKIGTAKK; encoded by the coding sequence ATGAAGTTTAAACACTTAACCGCGGCCTTTTTATTGGTAATAAGTGCATCTGCATTTGTTAATCCTAAAAAAGACCTGAGAACATTTGTTTCCAATTATGAAAATGTATTGGGCACATCATTAGAATTAAAATTTAAAGCAGTTAGCCAGGCAGATGCAGATTTAGCTGAAACGCATGCATTAAATGAGATCGATAGGCTTGATGGTATTTTAAGTGCGTATAAAGCGAACAGTGAGTTTAGTAAATGGATGAGCAATGGTAAACAAACCACTAAAGTTTCGGCAGATTTGTTTGAGGTTCTAAAACAGTTTGAAAACTATAAAATATTAACCAATGGTGCGCTTGATGCATCAGCTAAAGTAATAGGAGATGTTTGGAAAAAGGCAGCTGCCGAAAACCATTTACCATCAGCTGCAGCATTACAAAATGCCGTTACCTTGGTTAAACAAAAACATTACATCTTAAATGAGCAGGATAAAACCGTAACGCGTTTAGATGATGCGCCATTGGCATTAAATTCTTTTGCAAAAAGTTATATCATTAATAAAGCTGCCGAAAAAGCTATTCAAAGCCCCGGAATTGAAAGCGTGGTGGTGAATATTGGTGGCGATATGGTTATCAAAGGAAACCAGCCGGAAGCTATTGAAATAGCAAACCCTAAAGCTGATGCTGAAAACGATATTGCGTTAACAACCATCAAAGTATCGAATATGGCTGTGGCAACCAGTGGTAATTACCGCAGAGGTTTTAAGGTAAACGGCAAATGGTACTCGCATATTGTTGATCCTCGTACAGGAAAACCTGCTGCAGAAATAATTAGCGCAACGGTTATTGGCCCTGATGCCAGCGAAGCAGGGGCTTTGGCTACTTCTTTTAATGTACTTTCCTTAGCCGAGATTGAAGCATTAACTTCAACAAGAAATGATATCGCATATTTGTTAATCACGAAAGATGGCAAAGAAATCAGAAGTAAAAAATGGGCTGATTACGAGCTTGCTTTAAATAAGCCAGTTCCTGTTTTAGAAAAAGTTAGCAAAGCCGATAAACTTTGGAATCCTAAGTATGAGTTGGTTGTAAATTTGGAAATTGCCAATATCGAATCTACTGATGGTAAACGTGTTCGTCGTCCGTTTGTGGCCGTTTGGATTGAAGATGCCGCTAAAACACCTGTACGCAATCTGGCCATTTGGTATAATAAACCACGTTGGTTGCCTGATTTAAAATCATGGAATCGTGCCAATGGCGATGAGTTTAAAAAAGGAGCAGAAGGAAAACTAAGCTCAACGAGTTCTGCTACACGTGGGCCTGGTAAATATAGCTTATCATGGGATGGAAAAGACGATAGCGGGAAATTGGTTAAAGCAGGTAGTTACACCGTTTTTATTGAAGTAGTCCGCGAGCACGGCACTTATCAGGTAATTGCTCAGGAAATGAAATTTACCGGCTCAGCAAAAAAAATAGAATTAACGCCAAATACAGAACTAACCTCAGCATCTCTTGACTACAGAAAAATCGGAACTGCAAAAAAATAA
- a CDS encoding methionine aminotransferase has product MLHIQSKLPGVSTTIFSVMSKLATEHNAINLSQGFPDYACDPKLIELVNKAMKDGFNQYAPMPGSTFLKETIAEKVEKLYHIKYNPETEITVTAGGTQAIFTALAAIINAGDEVIIFEPAYDSYAPTVKLLGGLVKTYELAPPNYAIDWDMVKKLFTARTRMIILNTPQNPTGSILSSDDMQSLIKLITGTDILILSDEVYEHLIYDEQKHQSVMLYPELKQRSFIVASFGKLLHATGWKLGYCLAPEILTKEFRKVHQFNVFSVNSPMQQAIADYIKEPKNYSEIGSFFQQKRDYFRNLLAESRFKLLPCNGSYFQCASYSDISDEKDTDFSIRLIKEFGVATIPVSAFYQKATDHKIIRFCFAKENATLALAAGKLKNV; this is encoded by the coding sequence ATGCTTCATATACAATCTAAACTTCCTGGCGTAAGTACCACCATTTTTTCGGTGATGAGTAAACTTGCCACAGAACACAATGCCATTAATCTTTCTCAGGGATTTCCTGATTATGCCTGCGATCCAAAACTAATTGAATTGGTAAATAAAGCCATGAAAGATGGTTTTAATCAATATGCACCAATGCCGGGTTCTACTTTTTTAAAGGAAACCATTGCAGAGAAAGTTGAAAAACTATATCACATCAAGTATAACCCTGAAACAGAAATTACAGTCACAGCCGGTGGAACGCAAGCTATTTTTACCGCATTAGCAGCCATTATCAATGCAGGTGATGAAGTTATTATTTTCGAACCGGCTTACGATAGTTACGCACCTACCGTTAAACTTTTAGGTGGCCTGGTTAAAACCTACGAGCTTGCTCCACCTAATTATGCCATTGACTGGGATATGGTTAAGAAGTTGTTTACAGCCAGAACCAGAATGATCATCTTAAATACGCCACAAAATCCAACTGGTAGTATTTTATCGTCAGATGATATGCAATCGCTCATTAAATTAATTACAGGCACCGACATTTTAATCCTGAGCGATGAAGTTTATGAACATTTAATTTACGACGAACAAAAGCACCAAAGTGTAATGCTCTATCCGGAATTAAAGCAAAGAAGTTTTATTGTAGCTTCATTTGGCAAACTTTTGCATGCTACCGGCTGGAAGCTGGGCTATTGTTTGGCACCTGAGATATTAACCAAAGAATTTAGGAAGGTACACCAATTTAATGTTTTCAGCGTTAATAGTCCCATGCAACAAGCCATTGCCGATTACATTAAAGAGCCAAAAAATTATAGTGAAATAGGCAGTTTTTTTCAACAGAAGAGAGATTATTTCAGAAATCTTCTGGCCGAAAGTCGTTTTAAACTTTTGCCTTGTAATGGATCTTATTTTCAATGCGCAAGCTACAGTGACATTAGCGATGAAAAAGACACTGACTTTAGCATTAGGCTGATCAAGGAATTTGGAGTGGCCACCATTCCGGTTTCTGCATTTTACCAAAAAGCAACTGATCATAAAATCATCAGGTTTTGCTTTGCTAAAGAAAACGCTACACTTGCCTTAGCGGCCGGGAAATTAAAAAATGTTTAA
- a CDS encoding nitrilase family protein — translation MEAPVYTQIENLKVTVFQAYLFWENIEKNLLNLALRLSMGVREKTDIIILPEMFNTGFSMNSEALAEEMGGKTMQWMQKMAHQYNCVVTGSIIIKENNQYFNRLIWMEPDGKNQHYDKRHLFGMGDEDHHFSPGKEKLIVELKGWKIRLAICYDLRFPVWLRNVDQEYDILLLVASWPDKRSAHWKALIPARAIENQSYVIAVNRVGHDGNQIYHSGLSMCLDPYGNTVYYKPEDEDLYTFSINYEELVKVRRQFPFLKDADRFTIS, via the coding sequence ATGGAAGCACCTGTTTACACTCAAATAGAAAATCTGAAAGTAACTGTTTTTCAGGCCTACCTTTTTTGGGAAAACATTGAGAAAAACCTCTTAAATCTGGCACTTAGATTATCGATGGGTGTAAGGGAAAAAACCGATATTATTATTTTACCCGAAATGTTCAACACAGGTTTTAGCATGAATTCTGAGGCTTTAGCTGAAGAAATGGGTGGTAAAACGATGCAGTGGATGCAAAAAATGGCACACCAATACAATTGTGTGGTTACAGGAAGTATCATTATAAAAGAAAACAATCAATATTTTAACCGTTTGATCTGGATGGAACCAGATGGCAAAAACCAGCATTACGATAAACGTCATCTGTTTGGCATGGGAGATGAAGATCATCACTTCAGTCCCGGGAAAGAAAAACTTATAGTCGAACTTAAAGGATGGAAAATCAGACTGGCCATTTGTTACGATTTACGCTTTCCGGTTTGGTTGCGTAATGTAGACCAGGAATATGACATCTTACTTCTTGTGGCCAGCTGGCCAGATAAACGATCGGCACATTGGAAAGCATTAATTCCGGCAAGGGCAATAGAAAATCAGAGTTATGTGATTGCTGTAAACCGTGTTGGGCATGATGGAAACCAGATTTACCACAGCGGATTATCGATGTGCCTGGATCCATACGGCAATACGGTTTATTATAAACCCGAAGATGAAGATTTATATACATTCAGCATCAATTACGAAGAACTGGTTAAAGTGAGAAGGCAATTTCCTTTTTTAAAGGATGCAGATCGGTTTACCATTAGTTAA